Part of the Nicotiana sylvestris chromosome 2, ASM39365v2, whole genome shotgun sequence genome, CTCAATTCTTGAATCAAACGCCATATCAATTGTTGAAAGCGTCACACCTGTGCCTGATCTCACCATGTTTACCAATTTTAACACCATGTTCACTAAGCTTCTGCATTGCTGAAGCAAACACCTTAAAAAATGCATTCTGATCTCTAACATATTCCTCAACGTGAATTCTCGTCCTCGGATCTGAAAACAGACCACGGTCTGAAGACAATAAACCCAAACCCTTAGGCAAGTTCTGATAATACATATTATCGAATTTGTTAGGAGTCATTATATCGTTGAACACTGATAATGTTGGATCTTTCTGGGAATTACTACAAGCATCTTTCAAAGCTTGAGCAAACCTCGGATTATACGAAGGATCAGCTTGTGAAGTTTTGTTGTAGTTATAAAGATCCGAGTTGAACTCTTTACAGTGGGAAAATCCAATTGTGTGAGCTCCAGATAATGCTACCATTTCTTGAATCGAAAATCCTCTGGATTCGAAAATCTTAATGATTTGATCCATCGGCATTGTGGGCCGGGGCAGATTTCCTTCTACTAATGAGGCTTTCGATACAAAAGAATCTTTACGGCCCAATTTAACTGGATAAAACGGGCCGCCGGTTTGGACGACAAGGTTTCGGGCAGCGACGGCGAGAATGTCGGAGCAAGAGACTATACCTGGACAGGAAAGTTCAAGCGCGGTCTTGGCGCGTACGACCACGTCGAAGCCGTCGCCGGGGAGGGAAAGGTTGATTTCGGCGTCACGCTCGGCTTTGTTGAAGGGAGTGGAGGAGACAAGTACGGAGGCGTCACAGCCGCCGACGAAGCAGTCgtggaag contains:
- the LOC104230883 gene encoding peroxidase 63-like, with the translated sequence MAIKMLLFLCISALLSTPSLSQRHSPLNTAFYRKSCPRFEQIMEETTTNKQITSPTTAAATLRLFFHDCFVGGCDASVLVSSTPFNKAERDAEINLSLPGDGFDVVVRAKTALELSCPGIVSCSDILAVAARNLVVQTGGPFYPVKLGRKDSFVSKASLVEGNLPRPTMPMDQIIKIFESRGFSIQEMVALSGAHTIGFSHCKEFNSDLYNYNKTSQADPSYNPRFAQALKDACSNSQKDPTLSVFNDIMTPNKFDNMYYQNLPKGLGLLSSDRGLFSDPRTRIHVEEYVRDQNAFFKVFASAMQKLSEHGVKIGKHGEIRHRCDAFNN